A single window of Parabacteroides sp. FAFU027 DNA harbors:
- a CDS encoding DEAD/DEAH box helicase codes for MLQHSTLIEKTLSNMGIASLNEMQQASLEANQKNSDVILLSPTGSGKTLAYLLPLLLKLNPDVSTIQALVLAPSRELAQQIEQVFRSMGTGYKVNCCFGGRPMNNEKRMLETPPALLIATPGRLIDHIDRGHVDLSKVHTLVLDEFDKSLEFGFQAQMEAVISSLKSVEKRMLTSATDTEEIPEFTGLNRPAKLNYLVENNELEGLSVKTLCGATSDKMQTLYQLICHLGNASTLVFCNQREFVENVADYLREHRVEVEYFHGGLEQPERERALSKFRNGSCSVFISTDLAARGLDIPAVKNVVHFQLPVNEDSFIHRNGRTARMGATGTSILLLNPNEYLPEYIQPVPENMTLPGKLGQPAQPEWATLYIGKGKKDKLSKMDIVGFLFKKGELQKDELGIVEVKEFYSFAAIKRDKVKTLLQLVRNEKIKNMKTKIELAE; via the coding sequence ATGTTACAACATTCCACTTTAATCGAAAAGACGCTGTCCAACATGGGCATCGCGTCGCTCAACGAAATGCAGCAGGCTTCTCTCGAAGCGAACCAAAAGAACAGCGATGTGATATTGCTTTCTCCTACCGGGTCGGGCAAGACGCTCGCCTATCTGCTCCCTCTTTTACTGAAACTGAACCCAGATGTTAGCACCATTCAGGCTTTGGTACTGGCTCCATCGCGCGAATTGGCGCAACAAATCGAGCAGGTTTTCCGCAGTATGGGAACCGGTTATAAGGTGAATTGCTGCTTCGGTGGTCGTCCGATGAACAACGAGAAGCGGATGCTGGAGACTCCTCCTGCCTTGCTGATTGCTACTCCCGGCCGTCTGATTGATCACATTGACCGTGGTCACGTTGATTTGAGTAAAGTGCATACCCTCGTTTTGGATGAATTTGACAAATCGCTGGAGTTTGGTTTTCAGGCACAGATGGAGGCGGTGATTTCTTCATTGAAATCGGTTGAAAAACGAATGCTGACCTCAGCTACCGACACCGAGGAGATTCCTGAATTTACGGGATTGAATCGTCCGGCGAAGCTGAATTATCTGGTGGAAAACAATGAACTCGAAGGTCTTTCTGTGAAAACTCTTTGCGGTGCTACGTCCGATAAGATGCAGACGCTGTATCAATTGATTTGCCATCTGGGAAATGCGTCAACGCTGGTTTTTTGCAATCAGCGTGAGTTTGTAGAGAATGTTGCAGACTATTTGCGAGAGCATCGTGTGGAGGTGGAATACTTCCACGGCGGCCTCGAACAGCCGGAACGCGAACGGGCTTTATCGAAATTCCGCAACGGTAGCTGTTCGGTATTTATCTCGACAGACCTGGCTGCCCGCGGTCTCGATATTCCGGCCGTGAAAAATGTAGTGCATTTCCAGCTTCCGGTCAATGAGGATAGCTTTATCCACCGCAACGGTCGTACTGCGCGCATGGGAGCGACCGGTACTTCCATTCTTTTGCTCAATCCGAATGAATATTTACCCGAATATATTCAACCTGTTCCGGAAAATATGACTCTCCCGGGAAAGCTGGGACAACCAGCTCAGCCTGAATGGGCAACACTTTACATTGGGAAAGGCAAAAAAGACAAACTCAGCAAGATGGATATCGTCGGGTTCCTGTTCAAGAAAGGGGAATTGCAAAAGGACGAACTGGGTATCGTGGAGGTGAAGGAGTTCTACTCGTTTGCAGCCATTAAGCGGGATAAAGTGAAAACTTTGCTACAACTTGTACGCAACGAGAAGATTAAAAATATGAAGACGAAAATCGAGTTGGCCGAATAG
- a CDS encoding DUF2490 domain-containing protein produces MRKLTLLFLFLTSTLYIIAQTERDAQLWQKGELEFDISRRYSFSLQDEARLTDNMQHLSYYYFDFGNVIKFGKSLRLGLDYVLVEKEKKDGFYSTRNQYNVYLSMRHKYHRYLFYNRILTEGQWVDYKTSENGHELQDKFLRDKVTLRYKLKKYLYPYVEDELYYRLQRDGNKNPDGFDRNRFYVGLLYNLTDNFKLDFFSMYENNFNCVPHAQNFVYGVGFSRTLF; encoded by the coding sequence ATGAGAAAACTGACTTTGCTATTCCTTTTCCTGACCAGCACACTCTACATCATAGCTCAAACCGAACGTGACGCCCAGCTTTGGCAAAAGGGCGAACTTGAGTTTGACATCAGCCGCCGTTACAGTTTCAGCCTGCAGGATGAAGCCCGACTGACCGACAACATGCAACACCTCTCCTACTACTATTTCGACTTTGGCAATGTGATAAAATTCGGCAAATCCTTGCGTCTGGGACTGGATTACGTCTTGGTGGAAAAGGAGAAAAAGGATGGTTTTTACAGTACCCGTAACCAGTACAACGTTTACCTGAGCATGCGTCATAAATACCACCGCTACCTCTTTTATAACCGCATACTTACCGAAGGGCAATGGGTCGATTACAAAACTTCCGAGAATGGACACGAGTTGCAGGATAAATTCCTACGTGACAAAGTCACCCTACGCTACAAGCTAAAGAAATACCTCTATCCCTACGTAGAAGATGAGCTCTACTACCGCCTACAACGCGACGGTAACAAAAATCCGGATGGCTTTGACCGCAACCGCTTCTACGTCGGCCTGCTCTACAACCTGACGGACAACTTCAAGCTCGATTTCTTCTCCATGTATGAGAATAACTTCAACTGCGTTCCGCATGCGCAAAACTTTGTGTACGGGGTGGGATTTTCGAGGACACTTTTCTAA
- a CDS encoding sugar-binding domain-containing protein, with product MRKTLLLLIALIAFNQIYSASSKVIDLKGKWAFAMDQNDQGLSEKWFSKKLNDSIKLPGSMVENLKGFDIDLKTKFTGSIYDSSWYFNPKMEKYRQPGNIKMPFWLTQLKHYVGLAWYQKDVVIPSSWKGERVVLYLERPHFITRVWVDNVEVGSQNSLVIPHVFDITSAIKPGKHRITVRIDNRMKDIDVGQNSHSVTDHTQGNWNGMVGALQLRAGSPVGFDDIQVYPNLKNKTALVKIKVMNESGKPASGKITLSVKSFNSNKSHSISPVEVPFTVSGKENEVTTTLQMGEGVLTWDEFDPALYNLSATLTFGKETDAKTVEFGMREMSIHGKYFYVNGHKTVLRGTVENCLFPLTGYAPMDEPSWERVFRICKAYGLNHMRFHSFCPPEAAFKAADRVGMYLQPEGPSWPNHSTQLGKGLPIDTYLMDETKRMVKEYGNFASFTFLSAGNEPRGAWVSWVSKFVDYWKATDSRRLYTGASVGNGWAWQPKSQYHVKAGARGLTWSGGRPESMSDYRDRIDTVKQPYVSHETGQWCVFPNFDEIKKYTGVTRAKNFELFKEDLADNDMADLSHEFLMASGKLQVLCYKHEIEKTLRTPDYAGFQLLGLNDYSGQGTALVGVLDAFWDNKGYMTGPQFRRFCNSTVPLVRMDKFVFRNNETLNTKVEVAHFGREKLPNAKTIWRIKDAYGLVVKQGLLSVKDIPVGNNFDLGEVKLDLSEFQSAAKLNLEISIEGTDFVNDWDFWVYPEQKEQVNTAGIYVTDSLDAKATKILNDGGKVLILAAGKIKYGKDVVQQYQPAFWNTSWFKMRPPHTTGVFINNYHPVFKDFVTEAWGNMQWWELINKAQTMLLTDFPKGFQPIVQPIDTWFINRKLAMLLEANVGKGKLMITSCDLKKNLLERPVAESLYRSIVNYMQSDKFRPENTVDIQQIKDLFTKEAAAISSYSKSSPDELKKGVK from the coding sequence ATGAGAAAAACACTGCTATTGCTTATTGCATTAATTGCTTTTAACCAGATATATTCGGCATCATCAAAAGTTATTGACCTGAAAGGTAAATGGGCTTTTGCCATGGACCAAAACGATCAGGGCCTTTCTGAAAAATGGTTCTCAAAAAAGCTGAATGACTCCATTAAACTACCCGGTTCAATGGTCGAGAACCTGAAGGGGTTTGATATTGACCTGAAAACGAAATTTACCGGTAGCATCTACGATAGTTCCTGGTATTTTAATCCCAAAATGGAAAAGTACCGTCAACCCGGCAATATCAAGATGCCATTCTGGTTGACTCAGCTGAAACATTACGTCGGATTGGCCTGGTACCAGAAAGATGTTGTGATTCCTTCTTCCTGGAAAGGCGAGCGTGTGGTTCTTTACCTGGAACGTCCGCACTTCATTACCCGTGTTTGGGTGGATAATGTAGAAGTGGGTTCTCAAAATTCACTGGTGATTCCTCACGTATTTGACATTACTTCTGCAATTAAGCCGGGCAAACATCGTATCACCGTGCGTATTGATAACCGCATGAAGGATATCGATGTTGGTCAAAACTCACATAGCGTGACAGACCACACCCAGGGAAACTGGAACGGGATGGTGGGCGCACTTCAATTGCGTGCCGGTTCACCCGTTGGGTTCGATGATATTCAGGTATATCCTAATCTGAAAAATAAGACAGCTTTGGTCAAAATCAAAGTGATGAACGAGAGTGGTAAACCTGCTTCCGGTAAAATCACCTTATCAGTTAAAAGCTTCAACAGCAATAAGTCTCATTCAATTTCTCCGGTCGAAGTACCTTTCACCGTTTCCGGAAAAGAAAACGAAGTGACTACAACCCTCCAAATGGGTGAAGGGGTGTTGACCTGGGATGAGTTTGACCCTGCTCTATACAATCTTTCCGCGACATTGACTTTCGGGAAAGAGACTGATGCTAAGACCGTTGAGTTTGGTATGCGTGAAATGAGCATTCATGGAAAATATTTCTACGTAAATGGTCATAAAACGGTTCTGCGTGGAACTGTTGAAAACTGTCTTTTCCCGCTTACAGGATATGCTCCGATGGACGAACCTTCATGGGAACGGGTATTCCGTATTTGCAAAGCGTACGGATTGAACCACATGCGTTTTCACTCATTCTGTCCGCCGGAAGCAGCCTTCAAAGCCGCAGACCGAGTGGGTATGTACCTTCAACCGGAAGGTCCGAGTTGGCCGAACCACAGTACCCAATTGGGTAAAGGACTACCGATTGATACCTACCTCATGGATGAAACCAAACGTATGGTGAAAGAGTATGGCAACTTTGCTTCATTTACCTTCCTGTCAGCCGGAAATGAACCGCGTGGAGCCTGGGTTTCCTGGGTAAGTAAATTTGTAGATTACTGGAAAGCGACAGATTCACGTCGCTTGTACACCGGAGCATCAGTAGGCAATGGCTGGGCATGGCAGCCGAAGAGTCAATATCATGTGAAAGCCGGGGCCCGGGGCCTGACCTGGAGCGGTGGCCGTCCGGAGTCAATGTCTGATTATCGGGATAGAATTGATACTGTAAAACAACCTTACGTTTCTCATGAGACCGGTCAGTGGTGCGTTTTCCCGAATTTCGATGAAATCAAAAAATATACCGGGGTAACCCGTGCCAAAAACTTCGAGCTTTTCAAAGAAGACCTGGCAGACAACGATATGGCTGATTTGAGCCACGAATTTCTGATGGCATCAGGAAAACTACAGGTATTGTGCTACAAACATGAAATAGAGAAAACGTTGCGCACTCCCGATTATGCCGGATTCCAATTGCTTGGACTCAATGATTACTCCGGTCAGGGAACGGCATTGGTAGGCGTATTGGATGCTTTTTGGGATAATAAGGGGTACATGACCGGTCCTCAGTTCCGTCGCTTCTGTAACTCTACTGTGCCGTTGGTACGTATGGATAAATTCGTTTTCCGAAACAATGAAACGCTAAATACGAAAGTTGAGGTAGCTCACTTCGGCAGAGAAAAGTTACCTAATGCTAAAACTATCTGGCGAATCAAAGATGCTTATGGATTAGTGGTAAAACAAGGCTTATTGTCCGTGAAAGATATTCCGGTAGGAAACAATTTCGATTTGGGAGAAGTAAAACTGGATTTATCGGAATTCCAATCAGCTGCTAAACTGAATCTGGAAATCTCCATTGAAGGAACTGATTTTGTGAATGACTGGGATTTCTGGGTGTATCCAGAACAAAAAGAGCAGGTAAATACTGCCGGTATTTACGTTACCGATTCTTTGGATGCAAAGGCTACTAAAATTCTGAATGACGGAGGGAAAGTCCTGATACTGGCTGCCGGAAAAATCAAATACGGAAAAGATGTGGTACAACAGTATCAGCCTGCTTTCTGGAATACTTCCTGGTTTAAAATGCGTCCTCCGCATACAACCGGTGTTTTCATCAATAATTATCATCCGGTTTTTAAAGATTTTGTGACCGAAGCGTGGGGAAATATGCAATGGTGGGAGCTGATTAATAAAGCGCAGACCATGTTGCTGACTGATTTCCCGAAAGGTTTCCAACCGATTGTTCAGCCGATTGATACCTGGTTTATCAACCGTAAACTGGCAATGTTACTGGAAGCAAACGTTGGCAAAGGGAAACTGATGATTACCTCTTGTGATTTGAAAAAGAACCTGTTAGAGCGTCCGGTAGCTGAAAGTCTGTACCGCTCGATTGTAAATTACATGCAGTCGGATAAGTTCCGCCCTGAAAATACCGTAGATATTCAACAAATCAAAGACCTCTTTACCAAAGAGGCTGCAGCGATCAGCTCTTACTCGAAAAGCAGCCCGGATGAGTTGAAGAAGGGTGTGAAATAA
- a CDS encoding two-component regulator propeller domain-containing protein: MRLISCIKFTLFIALFPLLSFAEGQPTFERLTTNDGLSHNTIRDLLKDNTGFLWCATLNGLDRFDGIKFKSFKPETGNTSSLSSGKLKELNLDSKGNIWIRTYADLYHCYDPRKGKFIPIFENKTLRNTKFNLFYEDSQHNIWLGSATAGCVKISFGEDKIDTKIYSTNQQINRIPSEKVYDILEDKNHNVWFLTAKGIVMTINGQVVNTIFSGKQAVPFFKAYELNNKVYFISQRGKVVDYDLKTRKFGKMAELANCEIIKTAVLSPTQLLLLTRSQGILIYNTYTAQFSPEETIFGEKIYGLPNVQTDRFGDLWVYNRTGNVWMYNPQNRKVVKLTLLPSAMLQLIDEERYQFLGDRHGNVWITTYGNGLYCYNRANGTLEHYVSEPNNPYSLSSNYLLSIALDDFNNIWIGTEYMGLNKISFSYRNVQTVYPAPLNSGRNGNTIKALLEDNNRNIWVATKAGSLYQYDPTLSTRKTVFENGSNIYGMYQDKEGTIWMASKGNGLYELKGGSFANAINYRKTDSPSSLSNNQVYSMLKDRKGRLWVATFGGGICVKTSPSGVNEFRTFFNDDDWLKNIRYLMMDRRGEIWAGTSNGVFRFNPDALLKNPKAYKHYTFDIEDKTSLSNPEIRYIYEDSKGGIWLATAGGGLNQFMGENEKGQGIFKVFGTHQGMANDNIMAIQEDKSGCLWISTESGLHKYNPKTNLFQNYNFSNDFSANIFSEAAALTCRNGKMLWGSLNGFYAFFPNKLNESYRGKNRVVLTGLLIFDEDAPIGEKGAPLKKAITFADKIVLKAADKVFHIEFANLNFKNPKANQYMYMLENYEKRWNVSGSYNVATYRNVPPGKYTFMVKSANSEGGWDDNVTTIEVIIEPPFWRSNIAILLYIILLGAAGYFAYGLITKFHRLNNAVKLERQLTDYKLRFFTNISHEFRTPLTLIKGSVDTLNELKSKMADPLQHLVEGLDKNTTHLMRLIDQLLEFRKLQNNKQKLNLQKVEAVKFLKEIFISFSDVAAKMNIEYRFLPSPDMIPIYLDKNKVDKIVFNLLSNAFKFTPRGGNITLTAEEDDAANVLRISVADNGIGIPKEKQDLLFSRFMQINFSVTGTGIGLSLVNEFTTLHKGKVSFAENEGGGSVFTIELPLENHIYEKDDFVNEQVVVTGSDNKKEVMNLSEFIENGNETLLNLLPNVPSADTKYKVLVIDDNDDIRNFLTEKLSPHFEVITAEDGNIGIKRSMEDDPDLIICDVMMPGMNGFELTRKLKDNFATCHIPVVLLTAYIADEYNTEGIEAGADAYITKPFSMNHLMLQINKLLEKRERLRKHYGNNAPIAEAEPETFNQIPDRDSQFLTLVEEIMDKNLDNPDFSVDEFAQMTNTGRTLFFKKIKYLTGYSPNEFIRNRRMKKAAELLMTQKYNVSEVSYMVGINDPFYFSKCFKAQYGCSPSRFPEDYKKES, encoded by the coding sequence ATGCGTTTGATAAGCTGTATCAAGTTTACTCTGTTTATAGCGCTGTTTCCGCTTCTTTCCTTTGCTGAAGGCCAACCCACATTTGAACGTCTGACAACAAACGATGGATTGTCTCATAATACGATCCGGGATCTGCTCAAAGATAACACCGGTTTCTTATGGTGCGCTACGCTCAACGGACTCGATCGTTTCGATGGTATTAAGTTCAAAAGCTTTAAGCCCGAGACCGGAAATACCTCATCCCTCTCCAGTGGAAAGCTAAAAGAGCTCAATCTTGATAGTAAAGGAAATATCTGGATCAGGACTTATGCAGATCTCTATCATTGCTATGACCCGAGAAAAGGGAAATTCATTCCGATATTTGAGAATAAGACATTACGGAACACTAAGTTCAACCTCTTTTACGAGGATAGTCAGCATAATATCTGGCTGGGGAGCGCAACTGCCGGATGTGTAAAGATTTCTTTTGGTGAGGATAAAATCGACACGAAGATATATTCCACCAATCAACAAATCAATCGCATTCCTTCGGAAAAAGTTTACGATATCCTTGAAGATAAAAACCACAACGTCTGGTTTCTGACCGCAAAAGGTATTGTCATGACCATTAACGGACAAGTGGTTAACACAATCTTTTCGGGCAAACAGGCTGTCCCATTTTTCAAAGCTTATGAGTTAAACAATAAGGTTTACTTCATTTCTCAAAGAGGAAAAGTCGTAGATTATGATCTGAAAACCCGCAAGTTTGGAAAAATGGCGGAACTAGCCAATTGTGAGATTATCAAGACAGCTGTACTCAGTCCGACCCAACTTCTACTATTAACACGGAGTCAGGGAATCTTAATTTACAATACCTATACCGCTCAATTCTCACCGGAAGAGACGATATTCGGAGAGAAAATATACGGTTTACCGAATGTCCAGACAGATAGATTCGGGGATCTGTGGGTTTATAATCGTACTGGTAATGTATGGATGTATAATCCGCAGAACAGAAAAGTTGTGAAACTTACACTTTTGCCATCCGCTATGCTTCAACTGATTGATGAAGAAAGATATCAGTTTTTGGGAGACCGCCACGGGAACGTCTGGATAACCACATATGGAAATGGTCTGTATTGTTATAACCGAGCCAACGGGACTTTGGAACATTATGTGTCAGAACCCAACAATCCCTATTCATTGTCATCCAATTATTTGTTGTCAATCGCATTAGATGATTTCAACAACATCTGGATCGGGACTGAATATATGGGACTGAATAAAATCTCATTCTCATACCGAAATGTACAAACCGTTTACCCGGCACCTCTCAACTCGGGAAGAAACGGCAATACAATTAAGGCTTTACTCGAAGACAACAATCGAAACATCTGGGTTGCTACAAAAGCCGGAAGTCTCTACCAATACGATCCTACTCTATCAACCCGGAAAACTGTTTTCGAAAATGGATCCAACATCTACGGTATGTACCAGGATAAAGAGGGGACTATCTGGATGGCCTCTAAAGGAAACGGACTCTATGAACTAAAGGGGGGATCATTTGCCAATGCCATAAACTACCGGAAAACAGATTCTCCCTCAAGCCTGAGCAATAATCAGGTTTATTCCATGCTTAAAGACCGAAAAGGCCGCCTTTGGGTAGCTACCTTTGGAGGGGGAATTTGTGTAAAGACCTCTCCATCCGGAGTCAATGAGTTCAGAACCTTTTTCAATGATGATGACTGGCTCAAAAACATCCGCTATCTCATGATGGACAGAAGGGGCGAGATCTGGGCCGGAACAAGCAACGGAGTGTTCCGTTTTAATCCTGACGCCCTATTGAAAAATCCTAAAGCCTACAAACATTACACCTTTGACATAGAAGACAAAACAAGTCTCAGCAATCCTGAAATCCGCTATATTTATGAAGATTCCAAAGGGGGAATCTGGTTAGCAACAGCCGGAGGGGGATTGAATCAGTTTATGGGCGAAAACGAAAAAGGGCAAGGCATCTTTAAGGTTTTTGGCACACATCAGGGTATGGCGAACGATAATATTATGGCCATTCAGGAAGACAAATCAGGCTGCCTCTGGATCAGTACGGAAAGTGGATTACACAAGTACAATCCGAAAACCAATCTTTTCCAGAACTACAATTTCTCAAATGATTTTTCTGCCAATATCTTTTCCGAGGCTGCGGCACTGACCTGTCGCAATGGAAAGATGTTGTGGGGTAGCCTCAACGGTTTCTATGCCTTTTTTCCGAATAAACTCAACGAAAGCTACCGGGGAAAAAACAGAGTCGTGCTTACCGGGTTATTAATTTTCGATGAAGATGCCCCAATCGGTGAAAAGGGCGCTCCTCTGAAGAAAGCCATTACTTTTGCCGATAAGATTGTTCTGAAAGCTGCTGACAAGGTTTTCCACATCGAATTTGCCAATCTTAATTTCAAGAATCCGAAAGCTAACCAGTATATGTATATGCTGGAAAATTATGAAAAGCGCTGGAACGTATCGGGCTCATACAACGTGGCCACCTATCGCAACGTGCCTCCGGGCAAATATACATTTATGGTCAAATCGGCCAACAGTGAAGGGGGGTGGGACGATAATGTTACTACGATAGAGGTGATTATCGAACCTCCGTTCTGGAGGTCAAACATTGCCATCCTCCTCTACATTATCTTGCTGGGCGCCGCCGGATATTTCGCCTATGGGTTGATTACGAAATTCCATCGTCTGAATAACGCAGTAAAACTGGAGCGCCAGTTGACCGATTATAAATTGCGTTTCTTTACCAATATCAGTCACGAATTCCGTACTCCGCTTACCCTGATTAAGGGTAGTGTAGATACCCTGAATGAACTGAAAAGCAAAATGGCGGATCCGTTGCAACATCTGGTGGAAGGGTTGGATAAAAACACCACGCACCTGATGCGTTTGATTGACCAGTTACTGGAATTCCGTAAGCTTCAGAACAACAAGCAGAAACTGAACCTTCAAAAGGTAGAAGCGGTTAAATTCCTCAAAGAGATATTCATCAGCTTCAGTGATGTCGCCGCTAAAATGAACATCGAATACAGATTCCTGCCTTCTCCGGATATGATTCCGATCTATCTGGATAAAAACAAGGTCGATAAAATCGTATTTAATCTCTTGTCAAATGCCTTCAAATTTACCCCCCGTGGTGGGAATATCACGCTGACTGCCGAAGAAGACGATGCGGCAAACGTTTTGCGAATCTCTGTAGCAGATAATGGAATCGGTATCCCCAAAGAGAAACAGGATCTGCTTTTCAGCCGGTTTATGCAGATTAATTTCTCGGTAACGGGCACTGGCATCGGATTATCTCTGGTCAATGAATTTACGACATTGCACAAAGGGAAAGTCAGTTTTGCCGAAAACGAAGGAGGTGGCTCTGTTTTCACCATCGAACTTCCGTTAGAGAATCATATTTACGAAAAGGATGATTTTGTAAATGAGCAGGTGGTTGTTACGGGTAGTGACAATAAAAAAGAGGTGATGAATCTCTCTGAATTTATTGAAAATGGTAATGAGACGTTGCTCAACCTGCTTCCGAATGTACCGAGTGCGGATACCAAATACAAAGTACTGGTGATCGATGATAACGATGATATCCGTAATTTCCTCACTGAAAAGCTCAGCCCTCACTTTGAAGTAATCACGGCTGAAGATGGGAATATCGGTATCAAGCGCAGTATGGAAGATGACCCCGACTTGATCATCTGCGACGTGATGATGCCGGGTATGAACGGATTTGAACTGACCCGGAAGCTGAAAGATAACTTCGCTACTTGCCACATCCCGGTAGTGTTACTCACGGCCTACATTGCCGATGAATACAATACCGAAGGAATCGAAGCCGGAGCGGATGCCTATATCACGAAGCCGTTCAGCATGAATCACCTGATGCTTCAGATCAATAAGTTGCTGGAAAAACGCGAACGTCTGCGCAAACATTACGGCAACAATGCGCCAATTGCAGAAGCTGAACCTGAGACTTTCAACCAAATCCCGGACAGAGACAGCCAGTTCCTGACGCTCGTGGAAGAGATTATGGATAAGAACCTCGACAATCCCGATTTCTCAGTAGATGAATTTGCTCAAATGACAAATACCGGCCGGACGCTCTTCTTCAAGAAGATCAAATATCTGACTGGTTATTCGCCAAACGAATTTATCCGTAACCGGAGGATGAAAAAGGCCGCCGAGTTGCTGATGACGCAGAAATACAACGTTTCGGAAGTCTCATACATGGTGGGTATCAACGACCCATTCTATTTCAGTAAATGCTTCAAAGCGCAGTACGGATGCTCGCCATCCCGCTTCCCTGAAGATTACAAGAAAGAGAGCTAA